A genome region from Chloroflexota bacterium includes the following:
- a CDS encoding histone deacetylase, producing the protein MGTAYVYDPLYLKHDVAEHPENSRRLEYIMRHLQEAGFLERMQNLPARDATLEELAAVHHPGYIAHIRATSEGRAGWLDADTYIGPYSYAAALRAAGGVLRAVEAVLEGEIGNAFALVRPPGHHAISNRAMGFCLFNNIAIAARYALQKYKLDRVLIVDFDLHHGNGTQDAFYEEPRVLYFSTHQYPYYPGTGHWQETGRGAGLGYTVNVPLPSGVGDAGYQRIFDEILLPIARRYQPQLILVSAGYDAHWMDPLGMMLLSVRGYANLVRVLVALARELCEDRLVVTLEGGYNLEALALSVAATFSMLLGDEQAHDPLGPAKQSERSIDHVLHAVKQTHGLPNA; encoded by the coding sequence ATGGGCACAGCCTATGTATACGATCCATTGTATCTAAAACACGATGTAGCCGAGCACCCAGAGAACAGCCGCCGGCTGGAATATATTATGAGGCATTTGCAGGAGGCAGGTTTCCTGGAACGTATGCAGAATCTGCCGGCACGAGATGCAACTTTAGAGGAACTCGCTGCTGTTCATCATCCCGGCTACATCGCTCATATACGCGCGACCTCTGAGGGCAGGGCTGGCTGGCTGGATGCGGACACCTATATAGGCCCATATTCTTATGCCGCGGCTTTGCGCGCTGCAGGAGGAGTGTTACGCGCAGTCGAAGCTGTGCTAGAAGGTGAGATAGGCAACGCCTTTGCCTTGGTACGCCCACCGGGACACCATGCTATATCCAACCGCGCCATGGGCTTCTGCCTGTTCAACAACATTGCCATAGCAGCTCGCTATGCATTGCAGAAGTACAAACTGGACCGTGTCCTGATTGTGGACTTTGACCTACATCACGGCAACGGCACACAAGACGCTTTTTACGAGGAGCCACGTGTCCTATACTTCTCGACACACCAATACCCCTACTACCCTGGCACTGGGCACTGGCAGGAAACGGGCCGTGGTGCTGGGCTTGGCTATACGGTCAACGTGCCCCTGCCATCAGGTGTGGGGGATGCTGGCTATCAGCGTATATTTGATGAGATTTTGCTGCCCATCGCTCGACGCTATCAGCCGCAGTTGATCTTGGTATCAGCAGGCTATGATGCTCACTGGATGGACCCCTTGGGCATGATGTTGTTGTCTGTGCGGGGATATGCCAACTTAGTGCGTGTATTGGTCGCGCTGGCTAGAGAACTATGCGAGGACCGCCTAGTAGTGACATTGGAAGGCGGGTATAACCTAGAAGCGCTGGCACTATCTGTCGCGGCTACATTCTCGATGTTATTGGGAGATGAACAAGCACATGATCCCTTAGGGCCTGCGAAACAAAGCGAGCGCTCTATAGATCACGTGCTTCACGCCGTGAAGCAAACTCACGGCTTACCTAACGCTTAG